The following are encoded together in the Gordonia insulae genome:
- a CDS encoding ATP-binding protein: protein MFTRIAIVNRGEAAMRLIHAVRGLSAETGQQIEVVALYTDADRNATFVREADLTYDLGPAASRPYLNLGLLERALVETGADAAWVGWGFVAEDPLFAELCERIGITFVGPSPDAMRKLGDKIGAKLIAEEVGVPVAPWSRGAVDTLDGAKTAAADIGYPLMLKATAGGGGRGIRVVTNDGDLSDAYERTRDEAERAFGSGVVFLERLVTGARHVEVQVIADGQGTAWALGVRDCSVQRRNQKVIEESASPVLSAAQVADLKASAERLAVAVGYRGAATVEFLYHPGEQLFAFLEVNTRLQVEHPITELTTGFDLVRAQLLVASGGRLEGEPPVERGHAIEARLNAEDPDRDFAPAPGRIARLDLPAGPGIRVDTGVSEGDTIPADFDSMIAKIIAYGRDRDEALGRLRRAMGQTRVIIEGGATNKSFVLELLNEPEVIDGSADTGWIDRVRSEGRLVAHRHSAVALAAAAIDAYEEEESVERRRLLSTAAGGRPQVQHDSGRPLDLKLRGVAYRVRVARIGAHRFRVGIEAGEQTRTADVDIERFDEHAAQIVLNGVRYRLVTDTHGPVHLIDVDGVTHRVSRDEGGVVRSPAPALVVATPLEVGAEVEAGAPVLVLESMKMETVLRAPVRARLKECLVSVGTQVETGVPLLRLEPLTDDEEAEAADDTGDAVDIELPAEPAQVSPQDRATRGLEDLRSLLLGYDVDPHNRTRLLDDYLAARRAAVEAGGRRPLADELELITVFADLARLSQNRPSGEDVGVEHVHSARENFHTYLQSLDVERDGLPEAFHAQLGWALRHYGITDLERTPDLEAAVFRIFLVLQRPSDSVTVITTLLREWLREPTPRDELRDPIGTALDRLVAATQVRFPVTADVARGVIYSWYGQPLQRRNRARVYNNVRAHLRHLDANPSAPDRAERISELVRSTEPLVRLLAQRVVRGKADNTVMLEVLTRRYYGNKGLTDVRIQQAGGAGFVIAERDGANLVSAAVGFDDLGPTLGGLAELARDTASVDADIYLAWEQQPEDFDAMAGTLHEVLAAGSLPNQVHRVTITVAGRGGALMHHHFTFRPSATGMSEERLIRGLHPYIAQRMQMERLRKFDLTRLSSSDDEEVYLFRCIAKENPADERLIAFAQVRDLTALREHGRLLTLPTAETTLAACVDSLRRAQRSSDRAADTNRIVMYIWPPMEVTAEELDTIAGYIRGITMGVGLEEVLLIARRRDQDTGELSKVAVRFSVTATGSFDVTVGEPSDEPIEPIDGYRQKVLRAAKRNTVYPYELAGLLGEFAEYDLNAEQVLEPVDRPKGENTAAMVVGVVTTPTDKYPQGVTRVVLLGDPTKSLGALSEPECSRVIGALDLAERLQVPLEWYALSSGARISMDSGTENMDWVARALKRVVEFTQAGGEINIVVAGINVGAQPYWNAEATMLMHTKGILVMTPDSAMVLTGKQSLDFSGGVSAEDNFGIGGYDRVMGPNGQAQYWVPNLGAARDLLMSHYEHTYVVPGEQTPRRALTADPTDRDVSDYPHVLAGSDFTKVGHIFSAETNPDRKKPFDIRTVMRALADQDHAVLERWAGMADAETAVVCDVHLGGIPVCLLGIESREVQRRGHKPTDGPDTYTAGTLFPQSSKKAARAINVASGNRPLVVLANLSGFDGSPESLRKLQLEYGAEIGRAIVNFQGPIVFCVISRYHGGAFVVFSKALNPNMTVLAIEGSYASVLGGAPAAAVVFAGEVGKRTAADPRVRELEARVAEASGTDRSTLSAELADTRQSVRAEKISEIAAEFDGVHSIQRAVEVGSVDAVISAAELRPKIIGAIEASTAWSGQGAQVGVS, encoded by the coding sequence ATGTTCACCCGTATTGCCATCGTGAACCGCGGCGAGGCCGCCATGCGCCTCATCCATGCCGTCCGCGGCCTCTCCGCGGAGACCGGACAGCAGATCGAGGTCGTCGCCCTGTACACCGACGCCGATCGGAACGCGACATTCGTCCGCGAGGCCGACCTCACCTACGACCTCGGGCCGGCGGCATCGCGGCCGTACCTCAACCTCGGGCTCCTCGAACGGGCCCTGGTCGAGACCGGCGCGGACGCTGCATGGGTCGGCTGGGGATTCGTCGCCGAGGATCCGCTCTTCGCCGAGTTGTGCGAGCGAATCGGTATCACCTTCGTCGGACCGTCGCCGGACGCGATGCGCAAACTCGGTGACAAGATCGGCGCCAAGCTCATCGCCGAAGAGGTCGGCGTGCCCGTGGCGCCGTGGAGCCGTGGGGCAGTGGACACCCTCGACGGCGCGAAGACCGCGGCAGCCGACATCGGCTATCCGCTGATGCTGAAGGCGACCGCCGGCGGTGGTGGACGTGGCATTCGGGTGGTCACCAATGACGGAGACCTCAGTGATGCCTACGAGCGCACCCGCGATGAGGCCGAACGCGCCTTCGGCAGCGGCGTCGTCTTCCTCGAGCGCCTGGTCACCGGGGCCCGCCACGTCGAGGTCCAGGTCATCGCCGACGGACAGGGCACCGCGTGGGCGTTGGGGGTCCGGGACTGCTCGGTGCAGCGACGCAATCAGAAGGTCATCGAGGAGTCGGCCTCGCCGGTTCTCTCCGCCGCCCAGGTCGCCGACCTCAAGGCATCGGCCGAGCGTCTCGCCGTCGCCGTCGGCTATCGCGGCGCAGCCACCGTCGAATTCCTGTATCACCCCGGCGAGCAGCTGTTCGCGTTCCTGGAGGTCAACACACGCCTTCAGGTGGAGCACCCCATCACCGAGTTGACGACCGGTTTCGACCTCGTGCGGGCACAACTGCTGGTGGCGTCGGGCGGTCGGCTCGAAGGGGAACCGCCGGTCGAGCGCGGGCATGCCATCGAGGCCCGGCTCAACGCCGAGGACCCGGACCGCGACTTCGCACCCGCCCCGGGCCGTATCGCCCGGCTCGATCTCCCGGCCGGGCCGGGCATCCGGGTCGACACCGGAGTCAGCGAGGGCGACACGATCCCCGCCGACTTCGACTCCATGATCGCCAAGATCATCGCGTACGGCCGCGACCGCGACGAGGCGCTCGGGCGCCTGCGGCGCGCGATGGGGCAGACACGCGTGATCATCGAGGGCGGTGCGACCAACAAGAGCTTCGTGCTCGAGCTCCTCAACGAGCCCGAGGTGATCGATGGCAGCGCGGACACCGGCTGGATCGACCGCGTGCGCTCCGAGGGTCGCTTGGTAGCCCATCGGCACTCCGCAGTCGCCCTGGCCGCGGCGGCCATCGACGCCTATGAAGAGGAGGAGTCCGTCGAGCGTCGGCGACTGCTGTCCACCGCTGCCGGCGGACGGCCGCAGGTGCAGCACGACAGCGGGCGACCGCTCGACCTCAAGCTCCGTGGTGTCGCCTACCGCGTGCGGGTGGCACGCATCGGCGCGCATCGTTTCCGCGTCGGCATCGAGGCCGGGGAGCAGACCCGCACCGCCGACGTCGACATCGAACGCTTCGACGAGCACGCCGCGCAGATTGTGCTCAACGGTGTGCGCTACCGGCTGGTCACCGACACCCACGGTCCGGTCCACCTCATCGACGTCGACGGGGTCACGCATCGGGTCAGCCGCGACGAGGGCGGCGTGGTCCGGTCACCCGCACCCGCTCTGGTCGTCGCCACGCCACTGGAGGTGGGTGCCGAGGTGGAGGCCGGGGCGCCCGTACTCGTACTCGAGAGCATGAAGATGGAGACAGTGCTCCGTGCGCCCGTCCGGGCTCGGCTGAAGGAATGCCTGGTCTCGGTCGGAACCCAGGTGGAGACCGGCGTGCCGCTGTTGCGACTCGAGCCGCTCACCGACGACGAGGAGGCCGAGGCCGCCGACGACACCGGCGACGCCGTCGACATCGAGCTGCCCGCGGAGCCGGCACAGGTATCGCCGCAGGATCGCGCCACGCGTGGGCTCGAAGACCTGCGCAGCCTGCTCCTCGGCTACGACGTGGATCCGCACAATCGCACCCGTCTGCTCGACGACTACCTCGCCGCCCGGCGCGCTGCCGTCGAGGCCGGTGGACGGCGGCCCCTCGCCGACGAACTCGAACTCATCACCGTCTTCGCCGACCTCGCCCGGTTGAGCCAGAACCGGCCGTCGGGGGAGGACGTCGGCGTCGAGCATGTCCACAGCGCACGAGAGAACTTCCACACCTACCTGCAGAGCCTCGACGTCGAGCGCGACGGACTGCCCGAGGCATTCCACGCCCAGCTCGGCTGGGCACTGCGGCACTACGGGATCACCGACCTCGAGCGCACCCCCGATCTGGAGGCCGCGGTCTTCCGGATCTTCCTCGTCCTGCAACGTCCTTCCGACTCGGTCACGGTGATCACCACCCTGCTGCGCGAATGGCTGCGTGAGCCGACCCCGCGCGACGAACTGCGCGATCCCATCGGGACGGCTCTTGACCGTCTCGTGGCGGCGACACAGGTCCGTTTCCCCGTCACCGCCGACGTGGCGCGTGGCGTCATCTACTCGTGGTACGGCCAGCCGCTGCAGCGACGCAACCGCGCCCGCGTGTACAACAACGTGCGCGCACACCTGCGACATCTCGACGCGAACCCGAGCGCCCCCGACCGCGCCGAGCGCATCTCCGAATTGGTCCGCAGCACCGAGCCGTTGGTACGTCTGCTCGCGCAGCGGGTGGTCCGCGGCAAGGCCGACAACACGGTGATGCTGGAAGTGCTGACCCGCCGGTATTACGGCAACAAGGGCCTGACCGATGTCCGCATCCAGCAGGCCGGCGGCGCCGGCTTCGTTATCGCCGAGCGCGACGGCGCCAATCTGGTCTCGGCCGCCGTGGGCTTCGACGACCTGGGTCCGACGCTGGGTGGCCTCGCCGAACTCGCCCGGGACACCGCATCTGTCGACGCGGACATCTACCTGGCGTGGGAACAGCAGCCCGAGGACTTCGATGCGATGGCCGGGACCCTCCACGAGGTGCTCGCAGCAGGCTCGCTGCCCAACCAGGTCCACCGAGTGACCATCACGGTCGCCGGGCGTGGTGGCGCACTCATGCACCACCACTTCACATTCCGTCCGTCTGCGACCGGAATGTCGGAGGAACGACTGATCCGAGGCCTGCACCCGTACATCGCGCAGCGCATGCAGATGGAGCGACTGCGCAAGTTCGATCTCACCCGGCTGTCGTCGTCGGACGACGAAGAGGTCTACCTCTTCCGCTGCATCGCGAAGGAGAACCCGGCAGACGAGCGCCTCATCGCCTTCGCACAGGTGCGTGACCTGACCGCGTTGCGTGAGCACGGCCGGCTGCTGACGCTGCCGACCGCCGAGACGACCCTCGCCGCGTGCGTCGACTCGCTCCGGCGGGCCCAGCGGAGCTCGGACCGGGCCGCGGACACCAATCGGATCGTCATGTACATCTGGCCGCCCATGGAGGTCACCGCCGAGGAACTGGACACGATCGCCGGGTACATCCGAGGCATCACGATGGGTGTCGGTCTCGAAGAGGTCCTGCTCATCGCGCGCCGGCGCGACCAGGACACCGGCGAATTGTCGAAGGTCGCCGTGCGATTCTCCGTCACGGCCACGGGCAGCTTCGACGTCACCGTCGGTGAGCCGTCCGACGAGCCGATCGAACCGATCGACGGCTATCGCCAGAAGGTGCTGCGGGCCGCCAAGCGCAACACCGTCTATCCGTACGAGTTGGCCGGTCTGCTCGGCGAGTTCGCCGAGTACGACCTGAACGCCGAACAGGTCCTGGAGCCGGTCGACCGCCCGAAGGGTGAGAACACCGCTGCGATGGTGGTCGGCGTGGTCACCACGCCGACCGACAAGTACCCCCAGGGTGTCACCCGCGTGGTGCTGCTCGGCGACCCGACGAAATCGCTCGGTGCGCTGTCGGAGCCGGAGTGCAGCCGGGTGATCGGCGCGCTCGACCTGGCCGAGCGACTGCAGGTGCCGCTGGAGTGGTACGCGTTGTCGTCGGGCGCCCGGATCTCGATGGATTCGGGAACCGAGAACATGGACTGGGTGGCGCGCGCACTCAAGCGGGTCGTCGAGTTCACCCAGGCGGGCGGCGAGATCAACATCGTCGTCGCCGGTATCAACGTCGGTGCGCAGCCGTACTGGAACGCCGAGGCGACCATGCTCATGCACACCAAGGGCATTCTGGTGATGACACCGGATTCGGCGATGGTGTTGACCGGCAAGCAGTCGCTCGACTTCTCCGGCGGTGTGTCCGCCGAGGACAACTTCGGTATCGGCGGATACGACCGGGTGATGGGCCCCAACGGGCAGGCGCAGTACTGGGTCCCGAATCTGGGTGCCGCCAGGGATCTGCTCATGTCGCACTACGAGCACACCTACGTCGTGCCCGGCGAGCAGACGCCGCGACGTGCGCTGACCGCCGACCCGACCGATCGGGACGTCTCCGATTACCCACATGTGTTGGCGGGCAGCGACTTCACCAAGGTCGGGCACATCTTCTCTGCGGAGACGAATCCGGATCGTAAGAAGCCCTTCGACATCCGGACCGTGATGCGTGCACTCGCGGATCAGGATCACGCGGTACTCGAGCGGTGGGCCGGCATGGCCGACGCCGAGACAGCCGTCGTGTGCGACGTCCACCTGGGCGGGATTCCGGTCTGCCTGCTCGGCATCGAGTCGCGTGAAGTGCAGCGGCGCGGTCACAAGCCCACCGACGGTCCGGACACCTACACCGCGGGCACCTTGTTCCCGCAGTCGTCGAAGAAGGCCGCGCGGGCGATCAACGTGGCCAGCGGCAACCGACCGCTGGTGGTACTGGCCAACCTGTCCGGTTTCGACGGTTCGCCCGAGTCACTGCGAAAGCTGCAGTTGGAGTACGGCGCCGAGATCGGCCGCGCGATCGTGAACTTCCAGGGCCCCATCGTGTTCTGCGTGATCTCGCGCTATCACGGCGGCGCCTTCGTGGTGTTCTCCAAGGCACTGAACCCGAACATGACCGTCCTGGCGATCGAGGGCTCGTACGCCTCGGTGCTCGGCGGGGCGCCGGCGGCCGCGGTGGTGTTCGCCGGTGAGGTCGGCAAGCGCACGGCGGCCGATCCGCGTGTCCGGGAGTTGGAGGCGCGCGTCGCGGAGGCGTCGGGTACCGATCGGTCCACTCTGAGTGCCGAACTCGCCGATACCCGGCAGTCGGTGCGGGCGGAGAAGATCAGTGAGATCGCCGCCGAGTTCGACGGTGTCCACAGCATCCAGCGGGCCGTCGAGGTCGGCTCGGTGGATGCGGTGATCAGCGCCGCCGAGCTGCGGCCGAAGATCATCGGGGCGATCGAGGCGAGCACCGCGTGGTCGGGTCAGGGTGCGCAGGTGGGAGTCTCGTAG
- a CDS encoding saccharopine dehydrogenase family protein, with product MTLRLDEPAGLGALTSAAADHDVVVNASGVEDVAIRAACADVPFVDISATGAYLDALTEFDTEATTVCGAGLAPGLTTVLVRSLDNRPGDDVDVAIMLGSGEDHGAAAVAWTAGLVGREIYSPSDGERVLNYRERRGFDFADGRRTCLRADFPDHVLAGRPHGFRVRSYLTLDDRLSTAGLALVGRLPVLRPVLTRAPHRGGDRWRILVRNRRTGRQAAAHGNGQSSTTGELVAQAVVAVAQSPSSGPVTMADLTTAEHLCTTPGVSAISVD from the coding sequence GTGACGCTACGACTCGACGAACCGGCCGGCCTCGGCGCGCTGACGTCGGCGGCGGCGGATCATGATGTCGTCGTCAACGCATCCGGCGTCGAGGACGTCGCGATCCGTGCGGCGTGCGCCGACGTTCCCTTTGTCGACATCTCGGCAACCGGCGCCTATCTCGATGCGCTGACCGAGTTCGACACGGAGGCGACCACCGTGTGCGGCGCCGGCCTGGCACCTGGCCTGACCACGGTGCTGGTCCGGTCGTTGGACAATCGCCCGGGTGATGATGTCGATGTGGCGATCATGCTCGGCTCCGGCGAAGACCACGGCGCCGCAGCCGTCGCATGGACGGCCGGACTGGTCGGTCGCGAGATCTACTCTCCGAGTGATGGCGAACGGGTGCTCAACTACCGGGAGCGGCGCGGTTTCGACTTCGCCGACGGACGACGCACGTGCCTGCGTGCCGACTTTCCCGACCATGTGCTCGCCGGCAGGCCGCATGGGTTCCGGGTGCGGAGCTACCTGACGCTCGATGATCGTCTCTCGACCGCGGGTCTGGCACTGGTCGGCCGGCTGCCCGTTCTTCGACCGGTGCTGACGCGAGCACCGCACCGGGGCGGTGACCGGTGGCGCATCCTGGTGCGCAACCGTCGAACGGGCCGGCAGGCCGCCGCGCACGGAAACGGACAGTCGTCGACGACGGGAGAATTGGTCGCACAAGCGGTCGTTGCGGTCGCGCAGTCCCCATCGTCGGGCCCGGTCACCATGGCCGACCTGACCACCGCCGAACACCTGTGCACCACTCCCGGCGTCTCGGCGATCTCCGTCGATTGA
- the fadD5 gene encoding fatty-acid--CoA ligase FadD5 — MTVTTESTSDLVAEPMRSRRNHWNNQVRRHSFMTPTRTAIRYRGESTSWRQLDERSRAFAAALHRRGVGFGDRVLMALLNRTEYVEAVLGANLIGAIPVPVNIRMSPAEVAFLVADSGARVIVTERLLAPLADAVSASTGAIDTTIVVDGSDNAAHLDYESLLAEDPSDLAEIDIPEDTVALIMYTSGTTGKPKGAMLTHTNLQAQAVTTISVSQGSSDDDIASVVPPIFHIAGLAAFAPVFYRGIAAVIHPLGAFDPDDMLDTLEREGTTSVFMVPAQWQAVCAAQQQRPRDLKLRTISWGAAPASDSVLTAMNDSFPAALNMTAFGQTEMSPVTTVLEGKDALRKIGSIGKVVPAVTARIVDPLMNDVKPGEVGEIVYRGPNMMKGYWQNPQATADAFRGGWFHSGDLVRQDEDGFLYVVDRAKDMIISGGENIYCAEVENALYGHPSIAEAAIIGRADDRWGEVPVAVVVLAADVADLTLGELEPYLNENLARFKHPKDLVIVDELPRNAGGKVVKPRLREAYGSKDAGLAD, encoded by the coding sequence ATGACCGTGACCACCGAGTCGACCAGTGATCTCGTGGCCGAGCCGATGCGTTCGCGCCGGAATCACTGGAACAACCAGGTCCGCCGGCACTCGTTCATGACTCCGACCCGTACGGCGATCAGGTACCGCGGCGAGTCCACCAGCTGGCGGCAGCTGGATGAGCGATCGCGCGCATTCGCCGCCGCGCTCCATCGCCGAGGTGTCGGGTTCGGCGACCGGGTCCTGATGGCCCTGCTCAACCGCACGGAGTATGTCGAAGCCGTCCTGGGCGCCAACCTGATCGGCGCGATCCCGGTGCCGGTCAACATCCGGATGAGCCCCGCCGAGGTCGCGTTCCTCGTCGCCGACAGCGGCGCACGGGTGATCGTCACCGAGCGGCTGCTCGCCCCGCTGGCCGATGCGGTCAGCGCGTCGACTGGTGCGATCGACACGACGATCGTGGTCGACGGCAGCGACAACGCGGCGCATCTGGACTACGAGTCGCTCCTCGCCGAGGATCCGTCGGATCTCGCCGAGATCGACATCCCCGAGGACACCGTCGCCCTCATCATGTACACGTCGGGCACCACCGGAAAACCCAAGGGCGCCATGCTGACTCACACCAATCTGCAGGCGCAGGCGGTTACCACCATCAGCGTGTCGCAGGGGAGTTCCGACGATGACATCGCGTCGGTGGTGCCGCCGATCTTCCACATCGCCGGTCTCGCCGCATTTGCGCCGGTGTTCTATCGGGGAATCGCCGCGGTGATCCATCCACTCGGCGCCTTCGACCCCGACGACATGCTGGACACGCTCGAACGGGAGGGCACCACATCGGTCTTCATGGTTCCTGCCCAATGGCAGGCGGTCTGCGCCGCGCAGCAGCAGCGACCTCGCGATCTCAAGCTCCGAACCATCAGTTGGGGAGCAGCGCCGGCCTCGGACTCGGTTCTCACCGCGATGAACGACAGCTTCCCTGCAGCGCTCAACATGACCGCGTTCGGGCAGACCGAGATGTCGCCCGTCACAACGGTTCTCGAAGGCAAGGATGCGCTGCGCAAGATCGGGTCCATCGGGAAGGTGGTGCCGGCGGTGACCGCCCGCATCGTCGACCCGCTCATGAACGACGTCAAGCCCGGTGAAGTCGGCGAGATCGTCTACCGCGGACCCAACATGATGAAGGGGTACTGGCAGAACCCGCAGGCCACCGCAGATGCGTTCCGTGGCGGCTGGTTTCACTCCGGTGACCTGGTGCGTCAGGACGAGGATGGTTTCCTCTATGTCGTCGATCGCGCCAAGGACATGATCATCTCGGGCGGCGAGAACATCTATTGCGCCGAGGTCGAGAACGCGCTGTACGGACACCCGAGCATCGCCGAGGCCGCGATCATCGGTCGTGCTGATGACCGATGGGGCGAGGTGCCGGTCGCGGTCGTGGTCCTCGCCGCCGACGTCGCCGACCTGACCCTCGGTGAGCTCGAGCCCTACCTCAACGAGAATCTCGCTCGCTTCAAGCACCCGAAGGACCTCGTCATCGTGGACGAGCTGCCCCGAAATGCCGGCGGCAAGGTGGTGAAACCGAGGCTCCGCGAGGCCTACGGCAGCAAGGACGCCGGGCTGGCCGACTGA
- the bluB gene encoding 5,6-dimethylbenzimidazole synthase: protein MTNAPVASGDRSEGHFDHDFVRQFDRLLRWRRDVRRFTDTPLDEDLLGELIAAAELSPSVGNSQPWRWVDVRSPAPRRAVEESFIRCNAEALAGYGGQRAQHYSTLKLAGLGEAPVHLAVFCDLDSGQGHGLGRRTMPETLTYSVVTAITSFWLAARARDVGVGWISIIDPAEVCTALSVPDTWELVAYLCVGYPEREDVVPELEQSDWQARTDPADRYIVR, encoded by the coding sequence ATGACGAACGCACCAGTCGCGTCCGGGGATCGGTCAGAGGGGCATTTCGACCACGACTTCGTCCGTCAGTTCGACCGGTTGTTGCGGTGGCGTCGCGATGTCCGCCGGTTCACCGACACACCGCTCGACGAGGATCTGCTCGGCGAGTTGATCGCCGCTGCCGAGCTCTCACCGTCGGTCGGCAACAGTCAGCCGTGGCGTTGGGTCGATGTCCGCTCCCCGGCTCCGCGCCGCGCTGTCGAGGAGAGCTTCATCCGCTGCAACGCCGAGGCACTGGCCGGCTACGGCGGTCAACGCGCCCAGCACTATTCGACGCTCAAGCTGGCCGGCCTGGGCGAGGCGCCGGTCCACCTCGCCGTCTTCTGTGACCTCGACAGCGGCCAGGGCCACGGCCTCGGGCGGCGGACGATGCCCGAGACGCTCACGTACTCGGTGGTCACCGCGATCACGAGTTTCTGGCTCGCCGCCCGCGCGCGCGACGTCGGCGTCGGCTGGATCTCGATCATCGATCCGGCGGAGGTCTGCACTGCGCTCTCGGTCCCCGACACGTGGGAACTCGTCGCGTACCTGTGCGTCGGATATCCCGAGCGCGAGGACGTCGTGCCTGAACTCGAACAATCGGACTGGCAGGCCCGAACCGATCCGGCCGACAGGTACATCGTGCGCTGA
- a CDS encoding 3-hydroxybutyryl-CoA dehydrogenase, with translation MTQLGVVGGGTMGAGIAEIAIRAGDEVLVLERDQSAADAARGRIEKSLSRAVKKAKITEDEAERSLANLRLTTSLSDFGDRELVIEALPEIEDLKVGFFADLDKVTSPEAILATNTSSIPIIRIAKDVADPSRVVGVHFFNPVPVMPLVEIISSLASSPHAIETVTAYARDHLGKRTIQAGDRGGFVVNALLIPYLVSAIRMYESGYASKEDIDAGMVNGCAHPMGPLTLSDTVGLDVVLDVSESLYHEFREPHLAPPPLLQRMVEAGYLGKKTGRGFYDYSE, from the coding sequence ATGACACAGCTCGGAGTTGTCGGCGGCGGAACCATGGGCGCGGGAATCGCCGAGATCGCCATCCGGGCCGGTGATGAGGTGCTCGTTCTCGAGCGCGATCAGTCGGCCGCTGATGCCGCCCGTGGGCGCATCGAGAAGTCGCTGTCGAGGGCGGTGAAGAAGGCCAAGATCACCGAGGACGAGGCCGAACGGTCCCTGGCGAATCTACGGCTGACCACCTCTCTGTCCGACTTCGGCGACCGCGAGCTCGTCATCGAGGCGTTGCCGGAGATCGAGGACCTCAAGGTCGGGTTCTTCGCCGACCTCGACAAGGTAACGTCGCCGGAGGCGATTCTGGCGACCAACACGTCGTCGATCCCCATCATCCGGATCGCCAAGGACGTCGCCGACCCGTCCCGGGTGGTCGGGGTGCACTTCTTCAACCCGGTGCCGGTGATGCCGCTCGTCGAGATCATCTCGAGCCTGGCCAGCTCGCCGCATGCCATCGAGACGGTCACCGCCTATGCGCGAGACCACCTCGGCAAGCGCACCATTCAAGCGGGTGATCGCGGCGGATTCGTGGTCAACGCACTCCTCATCCCCTACCTCGTCAGCGCCATCCGCATGTATGAGAGCGGCTACGCGTCCAAGGAGGACATCGATGCCGGCATGGTGAACGGGTGCGCGCACCCGATGGGCCCGTTGACCTTGTCCGACACGGTCGGTCTCGACGTCGTGCTCGACGTCTCGGAATCGCTGTACCACGAGTTCCGCGAACCGCACCTCGCCCCGCCACCCCTGCTGCAGCGCATGGTCGAGGCCGGATACCTCGGTAAGAAGACCGGCAGAGGTTTCTACGACTACAGCGAGTGA
- a CDS encoding alpha/beta hydrolase family protein, giving the protein MIRGSSSVMGVLLTVLLGLGMVGVAPAVAAPAPGETDRSSTSSLTGPYRTAQTIDVGACTSLYGAITNGVIHALGNNHSDLTCSQTFPNGLGSPVGVALYYPIDSPTNTRLPVVIWTGGITSEPGNYDKTAKMFASHGYVVAVPYDYVNSLAYLPLMAAAAVSRANADRRSALHGRVDLAHIAVAGHSAGGQATQQATGLPRGIWQLIDPRITIRSAMAVEPGPLAIGAFAGVPTLYLTGYNDVVVPHFLWVRWTQYELNQRVPAYLLCANGTGHFTPVDDPAHNPLAPIMLEWLDHTLISDPVAGRAFLGPGWTLRNDPSLHYALRNKAAAELAESAATTPRRSRIGAAQPR; this is encoded by the coding sequence ATGATTCGCGGTTCGTCGAGCGTCATGGGAGTGCTGCTCACGGTGCTTCTCGGTCTCGGGATGGTCGGCGTGGCGCCTGCGGTGGCGGCACCCGCACCAGGTGAGACAGACCGGTCGTCCACCAGTTCGCTGACCGGGCCCTATCGCACAGCGCAGACCATCGATGTCGGGGCGTGCACGTCGCTCTACGGCGCGATCACCAACGGGGTGATCCATGCATTGGGCAACAACCACTCGGATCTGACGTGCTCGCAGACGTTTCCGAACGGTCTCGGCTCCCCGGTCGGCGTCGCGCTTTACTACCCCATTGACTCGCCGACGAACACCAGGCTGCCCGTGGTGATCTGGACCGGCGGTATCACGTCCGAACCCGGCAACTACGACAAGACCGCCAAGATGTTCGCGAGCCACGGGTACGTCGTGGCGGTGCCGTATGACTATGTGAACTCGTTGGCGTATCTGCCGCTGATGGCCGCTGCTGCGGTGTCACGGGCGAACGCGGACCGACGGTCGGCGCTGCACGGCCGTGTCGACCTGGCCCACATCGCGGTGGCCGGACACTCCGCCGGTGGCCAGGCGACCCAGCAGGCGACCGGTCTTCCCCGCGGGATCTGGCAGCTGATCGATCCGCGCATCACCATCAGGAGCGCGATGGCCGTCGAACCGGGTCCGCTCGCCATCGGGGCGTTCGCGGGGGTCCCTACCCTCTACCTCACCGGGTACAACGACGTCGTGGTCCCGCACTTCCTGTGGGTGCGATGGACTCAGTACGAACTGAATCAGCGTGTGCCGGCGTACCTTCTGTGCGCGAACGGTACCGGGCACTTCACCCCGGTCGACGATCCCGCACACAATCCCCTCGCACCGATCATGCTCGAGTGGCTCGACCACACGCTGATCTCGGACCCGGTCGCAGGGCGCGCCTTCCTCGGCCCGGGCTGGACGCTGCGCAACGATCCGAGCCTGCATTACGCGCTGCGGAACAAGGCTGCCGCCGAACTCGCAGAGAGCGCTGCCACGACACCGCGACGATCCCGAATCGGCGCGGCACAGCCACGGTGA